One Astyanax mexicanus isolate ESR-SI-001 chromosome 3, AstMex3_surface, whole genome shotgun sequence genomic region harbors:
- the LOC103039411 gene encoding oxysterol-binding protein-related protein 7, which yields MMEYPVPLSSSQSMASGLEKSPISAFKPGHSRSNSTGSSSRHSRQNSRDWEIVTDPLPSVGAPGHCVEKSGIPGICEGYLMKKRKYPLQGWHKRYFILEKGILRYSKTQQDIARGKVHGSMDVSLAVMSMNKKSRRIDLDAGQFNLYHIKAKSQEIFYIWLTKLTAHRKYKKNEAMIIHQDVLQALSAANSNALPAMASLAQRNRAMMDMLPQYQSSASICQPNFLDTPAASSSQVNSKVSAWLQQTQEASACQQELARCELDLADLCRLIQRLHWLEGDLPITNNDLERRISMQNLTLEKPKKKHGKVWGHNRTLSHGMLSASHLGTSSGLAASLQSIPDYVYTQLSTPGVTSPEGKKLQQEIYAVSQRLHASLKGVHETLSLERERLRQAWTGPDLRQATTDQLATLCTTLSELEVQSRLTKVHSLSLSSDSTEESFCTVRQDQPSSPSQSRQTRSRLSLAESMAEYFDANEVIVSESLSENEASDESGLSDVTTSNSEPEDGHAHTAAVNMKYRASVSSAVDVSPTVPKNMGRRTVLPAHSADNSHIGILSILYNNIGKDLSRVSMPVALNEPVNFLQRVSEELEYSQLLDIANQIDDPYQRMVYVAVFSISGYAWASWRNRYKPFNPVLGETYESVREERGFRYVAEQVSHHPPVSACHAESENFTFWQDQRWKNKFWGKSVEIISTGMVNVTLPRYGDHYEWNKVVTCIHSVFSQQRWLEHYGDVVIKNLNSDECTCKMTFLKSRVVGGETIKNEVQGTVLDQAGNVVHRFGGSWHEGIFCDTLPEPQCIWKPNPQPDDYFDYYGFSSYARELNDLTPDLKPLLPPTDTRFRPDQRLLEEGKVSEADKKKDELEEKQRERRKELTKRGEEHIPRFFRKTVDEAGREVWVTNGTYWRIRENPGFANTPNLELW from the exons ATGATGGAGTACCCAGTGCCCCTAAGCAGCAGCCAGTCCATGGCAAGCGGGCTGGAGAAATCTCCCATTTCAGCCTTTAAACCAGGCCACTCACGCAGCAACAGCACTGGATCATCATCCAGACACTCCAGACAG AATTCTAGAGACTGGGAAATTGTGACAGACCCGCTGCCTTCTGTAGGTGCTCCTGGTCATTGCGTGGAGAAGAGCGGCATTCCAGGCATTTGTGAGGGATATCTGATGAAGAAGAGGAAGTACCCACTTCAAGGCTGGCACAAG aGATACTTCATTTTGGAAAAGGGAATTCTCAGATACTCAAAGACTCAACAGGAT ATTGCCAGAGGAAAAGTCCATGGATCCATGGATGTTAGCCTTGCTGTCATGTCCATGAACAAGAAATCCAGACGTATTGACCTCGACGCGGGACAATTCAACCTGTACCACATTAAG GCCAAAAGTCAGGAAATTTTCTACATTTGGCTAACCAAGCTGACTGCCCATCGCAAATATAAGAAAAATGAGGCAATGATCATCCACCAGGATGTCCTGCAGGCACTTTCTGCAGCAAACAGCAACGCACTGCCTGCCATGGCAAGCCTCGCCCAGAGAAACAGGGCCATGATGGACATG CTCCCACAGTATCAGAGCTCAGCATCAATCTGCCAGCCTAACTTCCTGGACACCCCAGCTGCCTCCTCGTCTCAGGTTAACAGCAAAGTTTCAGCCTGGCTTCAACAGACTCAAGAGGCAAGCGCCTGCCAGCAGG AACTGGCGCGCTGTGAGCTGGACCTGGCTGATCTCTGCCGTCTGATCCAGAGGCTCCACTGGCTGGAGGGAGATCTTCCAATCACAAACAATGACTTGGAGCGTAGGATCAGCATGCAG AATCTGACTCTGGAGAAGCCGAAGAAGAAGCACGGGAAAGTTTGGGGACACAACCGCACTCTGTCACATGGCATG TTGTCCGCAAGTCATTTGGGCACATCGTCAGGCCTGGCAGCATCTCTTCAGTCTATCCCAGACTACGTTTACACTCAGCTGTCCACTCCTGGGGTCACCTCACCTGAGGGAAAGAAGCTGCAGCAGGAAATCTACGCTGTTTCTCAGAGAT TGCACGCCTCTCTGAAGGGTGTTCATGAGACGCTGTCTTTGGAGCGTGAGCGGCTCCGGCAGGCCTGGACCGGACCAGACCTCCGCCAGGCCACCACTGACCAGCTGGCCACTCTGTGTACCACACTGTCGGAG ttggAGGTTCAGTCCCGTCTAACTAAAGTCCACTCACTCTCCCTGTCCTCTGATTCCACTGAGGAGTCCTTCTGCACTGTTCGGCAGGACCAG CCCTCAAGCCCTTCTCAGTCCCGTCAGACCCGCAGCCGGCTCTCTCTGGCCGAGTCCATGGCTGAATACTTTGACGCCAATGAGGTTATCGTGTCTGAAAGCTTGTCTGAGAATGAGGCTTCTGATGAGTCGGGTCTAAGTGATGTCACTACCAGCAACTCTGAACCTGAGGATGGACACG CACACACAGCTGCAGTCAACATGAAGTACAGAGCGAGTGTGTCCAGTGCTGTAGATGTTTCCCCTACTGTACCAAAGAACATGGGTCGCCGGACAGTGCTGCCCGCTCACAGTGCTGATAACAGCCACATCGGCATCCTCAGCATCCTGTACAACAACATCGGGAAGGACCTGTCCCGCGTGTCCATGCCCGTCGCCCTCAACGAGCCGGTAAACTTCCTGCAGAGGGTCAGTGAGGAGCTGGAGTATTCACAGCTGCTGGACATCGCTAACCAAATCGATGACCCCTATCAGCGAATG GTGTATGTGGCCGTTTTCTCCATCTCTGGCTATGCCTGGGCATCATGGAGGAACCGCTATAAGCCCTTTAACCCAGTACTGGGAGAGACGTATGAAAGCGTTCGAGAGGAGCGAGGCTTCCGCTACGTTGCAGAGCAG GTGAGCCATCACCCTCCTGTATCTGCCTGCCATGCAGAATCTGAGAATTTCACATTTTGGCAGG ATCAAAGATGGAAGAATAAGTTCTGGGGGAAGTCTGTGGAGATCATCTCGACAGGGATGGTGAATGTAACCCTGCCCAG GTATGGAGATCACTATGAGTGGAATAAAGTGGTGACGTGCATTCACAGTGTGTTCAGTCAGCAGCGGTGGCTGGAGCACTACGGAGATGTTGTGATCAAAAACCTGAACAGTGACGAATGCACCTGCAAGATGACCTTCCTTAAG TCTCGTGTTGTTGGTGGAGAGACCATCAAGAATGAAGTGCAGGGGACAGTCCTTGACCAGGCTGGAAATGTGGTGCATCGGTTTGGGGGCTCCTGGCATGAGGGCATCTTTTGTGACACACTGCCCGAGCCACAATGCATCTGGAAGCCCA ATCCTCAGCCTGATGATTATTTCGATTATTATGGATTCTCCAGCTACGCCAGAGAGCTGAATGACTTGACTCCTGATCTAAAGCCTCTGCTGCCACCTACAGACACACGATTCCGCCCAGACCAGAG ACTTCTGGAAGAAGGTAAAGTGTCTGAAGCTGATAAGAAGAAGGATGAATTGGAGGAGAAGCAGAGGGAGCGGAGGAAAGAGTTGACCAAAAGAGGAGAGGAACACATCCCTCGCTTCTTTAG gaAAACTGTGGATGAAGCTGGAAGGGAGGTCTGGGTAACCAATGGAACTTACTGGAGGATCAGGGAAAATCCTGGATTTGCAAACACCCCAAATCTGGAATTGTGGTGA